Proteins encoded within one genomic window of Triticum aestivum cultivar Chinese Spring chromosome 2D, IWGSC CS RefSeq v2.1, whole genome shotgun sequence:
- the LOC123050524 gene encoding uclacyanin 1-like, producing the protein MAITRTILLAVAAMAIMSTASAAIYNIVFKYSPQAHDVLEVSKADYDSCSTATPIATLNSGNDVIALTVTGTRYFICGFPGHCAGGMKVKINVMPGSSSSSPAPACSPSASNAPPPTHVSAATNVEAMEFGLAVLLVVAYLMA; encoded by the exons ATGGCCATCACCAGAACCATTCTCCTCGCCGTGGCCGCGATGGCCATCATGAGCACCGCCTCGGCTGCAATCTACAAT ATCGTCTTCAAGTACTCCCCTCAGGCGCACGATGTCCTCGAGGTCAGCAAGGCCGACTACGACTCATGCAGCACTGCGACCCCCATTGCCACCCTCAACTCCGGGAATGATGTCATCGCCCTTACCGT CACCGGCACCCGCTACTTCATCTGTGGCTTCCCTGGTCATTGCGCGGGCGGCATGAAGGTCAAAATCAATGTCATGCCAGGCTCCTCCTCTTCGTCACCCGCCCCAGCCTGCAGCCCAAGTGCAAGCAACGCTCCCCCGCCAACACATGTCTCCGCTGCAACCAATGTGGAGGCCATGGAGTTTGGCCTTGCTGTTTTGCTTGTCGTTGCCTACCTCATGGCTTGA